In one Catenovulum adriaticum genomic region, the following are encoded:
- a CDS encoding prepilin peptidase has product MLFDNIIDVFQLYPLAWYGCAFLISLLIGSFLNVVIYRLPIMLERDWKAECEILLTEPLNSQKQDALAVQNLDESALNHQTSFNLVKPNSTCPHCQTAIKPWHNIPIFSWLALAGKCHSCKAPISIRYPLVELFTGLVGAYAAYHFGVSSLALWAMLFSFILICLCFIDLDTMLLPDQLTLSLIWLGLLANINGQFVDLKDAVIGAVAGYLVLWVVFQSFKLLTNKEGMGFGDFKLLAALGAWMGWQALPIVILLSSVVGAIIGISLIKFQNKDSQTAIPFGPYLAIAGFVAFYWRTEITQYYLQNWVYS; this is encoded by the coding sequence ATGCTATTTGACAATATAATTGACGTTTTTCAACTTTATCCACTAGCTTGGTATGGCTGTGCTTTTCTGATTAGTTTATTAATAGGTAGTTTTTTAAATGTTGTTATTTACCGACTCCCGATTATGCTTGAACGCGACTGGAAAGCAGAATGTGAAATCTTATTAACTGAACCGCTCAACTCACAAAAGCAAGATGCGTTAGCCGTACAAAATTTAGATGAAAGCGCCCTAAATCACCAAACTAGTTTCAACTTGGTAAAACCCAATTCAACTTGTCCTCACTGCCAAACGGCCATTAAACCTTGGCATAATATCCCTATTTTTAGCTGGTTGGCATTAGCCGGAAAATGTCATTCATGCAAAGCACCTATTTCTATTCGCTACCCTTTGGTAGAGCTGTTTACTGGCTTAGTAGGCGCTTATGCAGCATATCACTTTGGTGTTTCGAGTTTGGCGCTATGGGCAATGCTGTTTAGCTTTATTTTAATTTGTTTATGCTTTATTGATTTAGATACTATGTTGTTGCCCGATCAACTCACACTGAGTTTAATTTGGCTAGGTTTACTGGCGAATATTAACGGCCAGTTTGTTGATTTAAAAGATGCTGTAATTGGTGCGGTGGCTGGCTATTTAGTGTTATGGGTGGTATTTCAAAGCTTTAAATTACTCACTAATAAAGAAGGTATGGGGTTTGGCGACTTTAAATTGTTAGCTGCGCTAGGGGCGTGGATGGGTTGGCAAGCTTTGCCTATTGTCATTTTATTGTCGTCTGTTGTAGGTGCCATAATTGGAATTAGCTTAATTAAATTTCAAAACAAAGACAGCCAAACTGCCATTCCATTTGGACCTTATTTAGCTATTGCTGGCTTTGTCGCTTTTTATTGGCGCACTGAAATTACTCAGTACTATTTACAAAACTGGGTTTATTCATGA
- the yacG gene encoding DNA gyrase inhibitor YacG produces the protein MLKVNCPTCQTKVEWKPENKHKPFCCDRCRLIDLGEWASESHVIKGQSLKQELTAQIDEFSEDLPPADDSFFRH, from the coding sequence ATGTTAAAAGTAAACTGCCCTACCTGCCAAACCAAAGTTGAATGGAAACCCGAAAATAAGCACAAACCTTTTTGTTGCGACCGCTGTCGTTTAATTGATTTGGGTGAATGGGCCAGTGAAAGCCATGTGATTAAAGGGCAGTCATTAAAGCAAGAGTTGACGGCTCAAATTGATGAGTTTTCAGAAGATTTACCACCTGCAGACGATTCTTTTTTTAGGCATTAG
- the zapD gene encoding cell division protein ZapD codes for MTDILYEFPLNEKIRTYLRIENLLARLTYQLGDTTPWASLDFLSGLFAIVDIIERGDLKSDLLKDLEKHEKQLVAWSQHPSINNSALQDLLETVVQLSGKLTSANKLGQKLRDDKFLSSLKQRFSIPGGSCCFDLPHLHQWQHQDADIIVADQQRWLKELDILKTIIELDLKMIRERGQFTPILAENGLYTDTVENVELLQIKMPVESYYYPMVSGHKSRFSIRFMENSREHVKSACQQQVSFLLSAC; via the coding sequence ATGACAGATATTTTGTACGAATTCCCACTCAATGAAAAAATTCGCACTTACTTGCGAATCGAAAATTTACTTGCGCGCTTAACATATCAGTTAGGTGATACTACCCCATGGGCGAGCCTAGACTTTTTAAGTGGCTTATTTGCTATTGTCGACATTATTGAACGTGGCGATTTAAAATCAGATTTATTAAAAGATTTAGAAAAACACGAAAAACAACTGGTTGCATGGTCACAACACCCCAGTATTAATAACTCAGCATTACAAGATCTGTTAGAAACGGTTGTCCAGCTTTCTGGTAAACTCACCAGCGCCAATAAACTAGGACAAAAATTAAGAGACGATAAATTTTTATCATCGCTCAAACAAAGATTTTCAATTCCTGGTGGCAGTTGCTGTTTTGACTTACCTCATTTGCATCAATGGCAGCACCAAGATGCGGATATTATTGTGGCCGATCAGCAAAGATGGCTAAAAGAACTCGACATTTTAAAAACTATTATTGAGCTTGACCTTAAAATGATTCGCGAACGTGGTCAATTTACCCCTATATTAGCCGAAAACGGCTTGTACACTGATACCGTAGAAAACGTTGAGTTGCTGCAAATAAAAATGCCTGTCGAAAGTTATTACTACCCAATGGTCAGTGGACATAAAAGCCGCTTCTCAATCCGCTTTATGGAAAATAGCCGCGAACATGTGAAATCAGCTTGCCAACAACAAGTTTCGTTCTTATTATCTGCGTGTTAA
- the coaE gene encoding dephospho-CoA kinase (Dephospho-CoA kinase (CoaE) performs the final step in coenzyme A biosynthesis.) yields the protein MSQFIVGLTGGIGSGKTTVANMFADLGIDIVDADIIAREVVEPNSAGLAKISAHFGPNILNKDSSLNRAKLRDIVFKNENEKNWLNQLLHPLIRAQMINQCNLAQSKYCILAVPLLLENKLQSLVNRVLVTDCNTNTQISRASHRDKNSAAQIKQIMAAQLDRETRITYADDIINTELILTQIRAICENLHQNYLKLAN from the coding sequence ATGAGCCAATTTATTGTGGGTTTAACTGGGGGAATAGGTAGCGGAAAAACAACAGTGGCTAATATGTTTGCAGATTTAGGCATTGATATAGTTGATGCTGATATTATCGCCCGCGAAGTAGTTGAGCCAAATAGCGCCGGTTTAGCTAAAATTAGCGCGCACTTTGGGCCAAATATTTTAAATAAAGATTCGAGCCTAAACAGAGCAAAATTGAGAGACATCGTTTTTAAAAACGAAAACGAAAAAAACTGGCTTAACCAATTGCTGCACCCCTTGATTAGAGCGCAAATGATCAACCAATGTAATTTAGCTCAGTCTAAATACTGTATTCTTGCTGTACCTCTATTATTAGAAAACAAGCTGCAATCTTTAGTCAACCGAGTACTGGTCACAGATTGCAATACCAATACGCAAATTTCACGAGCCAGTCACAGAGATAAAAATTCAGCTGCGCAAATCAAACAGATTATGGCGGCCCAACTTGACCGTGAAACTCGAATCACTTACGCTGACGATATAATTAATACCGAGTTAATTTTAACGCAAATTAGAGCCATTTGTGAAAATTTGCACCAAAACTATTTAAAGTTAGCCAATTAA